A window of Nodosilinea sp. PGN35 contains these coding sequences:
- a CDS encoding tetratricopeptide repeat protein, producing MTSPRFLIAYLTQSRPTVLMQAFPAVQTVEPRYHLAWLRSVPAWLETGKTQAALGQLYCQLGEWDRAAGAYLRSLNTFSQAEDTVALGRTLTHLSVVFAQRQQYRWAYDYAAQAVQQLHATDDHPGYAAALHTLGMAHYYRRRHRLALKTLEKALALRHELGDELGEAITLGCLGRVYVARDDHWCALSCYEAALDGYRQHQPRLEGNGYEIMIRRRIARLASSAGHRDLAIAHFEAALMLCQRCDRQLAAEILIDLATLHESLDQNKIALRYHQQARQLQQSAKPPAGDHNAIALQLIEEGYY from the coding sequence ATGACCAGCCCCCGCTTTTTGATCGCCTACCTGACCCAGAGCCGCCCGACGGTGTTGATGCAGGCTTTTCCGGCGGTGCAGACCGTTGAACCGCGCTATCACCTCGCCTGGCTGCGGTCGGTGCCCGCCTGGCTTGAAACCGGCAAAACCCAGGCTGCCCTGGGCCAGCTCTACTGCCAACTGGGCGAATGGGATCGGGCTGCTGGGGCCTACCTGCGATCGCTCAACACCTTTAGCCAGGCCGAAGACACCGTTGCCCTGGGCCGCACCCTCACCCACCTCAGCGTGGTGTTTGCCCAGCGCCAGCAGTACCGCTGGGCCTACGACTACGCCGCCCAGGCCGTGCAGCAGCTCCATGCCACCGACGACCACCCGGGCTACGCCGCCGCCCTGCACACCCTGGGCATGGCCCACTACTACCGTCGCCGCCACCGCCTGGCCCTCAAAACCCTCGAAAAAGCCCTCGCCCTGCGCCACGAACTGGGCGACGAGCTGGGCGAAGCCATTACCCTGGGCTGCCTGGGGCGAGTCTATGTTGCCCGAGACGACCACTGGTGCGCCCTCTCCTGCTACGAAGCCGCCCTCGATGGCTATCGCCAGCACCAGCCCCGGCTCGAAGGCAACGGCTACGAAATTATGATTCGCAGGCGCATTGCCCGACTGGCCAGCAGCGCGGGCCATAGAGATTTGGCGATCGCCCATTTTGAGGCCGCTCTGATGCTCTGCCAGAGGTGCGATCGCCAGCTAGCCGCCGAAATTTTAATCGATCTGGCCACCCTACACGAAAGTTTAGATCAGAACAAAATTGCCCTGCGCTATCACCAGCAGGCACGACAGTTGCAGCAGTCTGCAAAGCCACCAGCTGGCGATCACAATGCGATCGCCCTACAGCTAATCGAAGAAGGCTACTACTAA
- a CDS encoding thioesterase family protein: MKAFYHYEFVVPTEAVDGNGHVNNVAYVQWMQDVAIAHATSVGCTAETQALGATWVARSHQITYLRPAFGGDSLRLTTWVATLRKARSTRQYKFLRLSDDTVLATGATEWVFVDAVTHRPRTIPASVSSCFELVTAPA; the protein is encoded by the coding sequence ATGAAAGCCTTCTACCACTACGAATTTGTTGTGCCCACTGAGGCGGTCGATGGCAACGGCCACGTCAACAACGTCGCCTACGTGCAGTGGATGCAGGATGTCGCCATTGCCCACGCCACCAGCGTCGGCTGCACCGCCGAGACCCAGGCCCTTGGGGCCACCTGGGTAGCCAGGTCGCACCAGATCACCTACCTGCGCCCCGCCTTTGGGGGCGATTCCCTGCGCCTCACCACCTGGGTCGCTACCCTGCGCAAAGCCCGCAGCACTCGCCAGTACAAGTTTCTGCGCCTCAGCGACGACACCGTATTGGCTACCGGCGCAACCGAGTGGGTGTTTGTCGATGCCGTCACCCATCGCCCCCGCACCATTCCTGCCTCGGTGTCGAGCTGTTTTGAGCTGGTGACCGCCCCCGCCTAG
- a CDS encoding cyclic nucleotide-binding domain-containing protein yields MTTPLLREFSQTDVDWLVQIGTLRSLQPGDRLYSPPQPLNHLWIVVSGQLSVVLETPAADKSGKATRQEILRLSSGELTGALPAIATYLCQSTLLALTDATVLAIPLAVLSQKLADDADFAAPFYRVVALTLRHQLTQWAAQMGYSVALLGQLQLKEAATVFAELADSDLDWLMAVGQVTSIKPGTPLLRCGYPVDALHLLLDGAVGLSAAEQPPNLVVTALMPDPERAETEFARLSRGDLVGETLLLDSAPAAVGAIALRESTLLTIPRWRLLAKLLYDRPFAARLYRLLALLLASKQQLILQKLGVLAPNSDLDGPLLERVALAEARFEWLVQRLKAQAQF; encoded by the coding sequence ATGACGACGCCCCTGCTGCGAGAATTTAGCCAAACGGATGTGGATTGGCTGGTGCAAATCGGCACGCTGCGATCGCTCCAACCGGGCGATCGCCTCTACAGTCCTCCCCAACCCCTCAATCACCTGTGGATTGTGGTCAGTGGTCAGCTGTCGGTGGTGCTGGAGACCCCCGCCGCGGATAAAAGCGGCAAAGCTACCCGCCAAGAAATCCTGCGATTGTCCAGTGGGGAGCTGACTGGCGCACTGCCCGCCATCGCCACCTACCTCTGCCAATCCACTCTGTTGGCCCTGACTGATGCCACCGTTCTGGCCATTCCCCTCGCTGTTCTCAGTCAAAAACTGGCAGACGATGCCGACTTTGCCGCCCCGTTCTATCGGGTAGTAGCCCTCACCCTGCGCCACCAGCTCACCCAATGGGCGGCGCAGATGGGCTACAGCGTGGCCCTGCTCGGCCAGCTCCAGCTCAAGGAAGCCGCGACGGTGTTTGCCGAACTGGCCGACAGCGACCTGGACTGGCTGATGGCGGTGGGGCAAGTGACATCGATCAAACCCGGTACGCCTCTATTGCGCTGCGGTTACCCGGTCGATGCCCTACACCTGTTGCTCGATGGGGCCGTGGGCCTGAGTGCCGCTGAGCAGCCGCCCAATCTGGTCGTGACCGCCCTCATGCCTGACCCAGAGAGAGCTGAGACCGAGTTCGCCCGACTGTCGCGGGGCGATCTGGTGGGTGAAACCCTGCTGCTCGACTCGGCTCCGGCGGCGGTGGGGGCGATCGCCCTGCGCGAGTCTACCCTGCTGACCATTCCCCGCTGGCGATTGCTGGCCAAACTGCTCTACGACCGCCCCTTTGCCGCCCGTCTCTACCGACTGCTGGCCCTGCTGCTGGCCAGCAAGCAGCAGCTCATTCTGCAAAAGCTGGGCGTTTTGGCTCCTAATAGCGATCTCGATGGCCCGCTGCTGGAGCGGGTGGCCCTGGCCGAGGCCCGGTTTGAGTGGCTGGTGCAGCGGCTGAAAGCCCAGGCCCAGTTTTAG
- a CDS encoding D-alanyl-D-alanine carboxypeptidase encodes MASLSLMALPLGLFSILLGTGEPRPLQPSGLNPTALQIEWQSPWIAGLARDPVVEAIVAQYVEGLRRQGWSVPDQGVWIQVGQSVVSNHRGDVLMPAASLTKLATTLAALKTWPLNHTFDTLVGMRGTLTADGVLNGDLVIQGGGDPLFVWEEGIVLANRLQELGIQRVTGEILVTGSFTMNFEEDPADSLADLQQVMSASSWPWAARQAYANLAPGTAQPSIQVGGTARWVPAAALESGGVEWVVRHRSLPLVAILKAMNIYSNNVMSQLVADLAGGAGPVMAKATAAAELPAGEISLVNGSGLGVENQMSARAAVAMTTAIQRELNAQGFSVADVLPVSGEDVGTLIDRRIPPTAAVKTGSLATVSALAGMVPTAEKGPVWFAIINKGWDIPDLRVQQDQLLQAIQAHWGVASAPAEMRTKVRMQAGPFRYGDPDRNQSAQSVAAE; translated from the coding sequence GTGGCTTCCCTATCGCTGATGGCCCTGCCCCTGGGCCTGTTCTCAATTCTGTTAGGCACCGGAGAACCCAGGCCGCTACAGCCGTCGGGGCTCAACCCCACGGCCCTGCAAATCGAGTGGCAGTCGCCGTGGATTGCGGGACTGGCCCGCGACCCAGTGGTGGAGGCGATCGTGGCCCAGTATGTCGAGGGGCTGCGGCGGCAGGGCTGGTCAGTGCCCGACCAGGGCGTTTGGATTCAGGTGGGCCAGAGCGTTGTGAGCAACCATCGCGGCGACGTGCTGATGCCCGCCGCCTCTCTGACCAAGCTGGCGACCACCCTGGCCGCCCTTAAAACCTGGCCCCTCAATCACACCTTCGACACCCTGGTGGGCATGCGCGGCACCCTGACCGCCGACGGCGTGCTCAACGGCGACCTGGTGATTCAGGGCGGCGGCGACCCGCTGTTTGTGTGGGAAGAGGGCATTGTGCTGGCCAACCGGCTGCAAGAGCTGGGCATTCAGCGAGTGACCGGGGAGATTCTTGTCACCGGCTCCTTCACCATGAACTTTGAGGAAGATCCGGCGGACTCCCTGGCGGATTTACAGCAGGTGATGTCGGCCTCAAGCTGGCCCTGGGCGGCGCGGCAGGCCTACGCCAACCTGGCCCCCGGTACGGCGCAGCCCAGCATCCAGGTAGGGGGTACCGCCCGCTGGGTACCGGCGGCGGCGCTAGAGTCCGGCGGCGTGGAGTGGGTAGTGCGGCACCGATCGCTGCCGCTGGTGGCCATTCTCAAGGCCATGAACATCTACAGCAACAACGTGATGTCTCAGCTGGTCGCCGACCTGGCCGGGGGGGCGGGGCCGGTGATGGCCAAGGCCACCGCTGCCGCCGAGCTGCCCGCCGGGGAGATCAGCCTGGTCAACGGGTCGGGGCTGGGGGTAGAGAACCAGATGTCGGCGCGGGCGGCGGTGGCGATGACCACGGCAATTCAGCGGGAGCTGAATGCCCAGGGGTTTTCGGTGGCGGATGTGCTGCCGGTCTCGGGCGAGGATGTGGGCACCCTGATCGATCGCCGCATTCCCCCCACGGCGGCGGTGAAGACCGGCAGCCTGGCGACGGTCAGCGCCCTGGCGGGCATGGTGCCCACCGCCGAAAAGGGGCCAGTGTGGTTCGCCATCATCAACAAAGGCTGGGATATCCCTGACCTGCGGGTGCAGCAAGATCAGCTGTTGCAGGCGATTCAGGCCCACTGGGGGGTGGCCAGCGCGCCCGCCGAGATGCGAACCAAGGTGCGTATGCAGGCGGGGCCGTTTCGCTACGGCGACCCCGATCGCAATCAGAGCGCCCAGTCGGTGGCGGCGGAGTAG
- a CDS encoding caspase family protein — protein MPSLKRRRFLRFAGSALAAVGLSQMDVRHQGDRYARALAQPSRRKLALLVGVNQYAGGVTPLRGCLTDVRMQKELLVHRFGFDAANILTLEDQAATRQNLLDAFESHLIDQAQPGDVVVFHFSGHGSLVRDPDPIPTALAGYNGSFLPYDARLNLTGSQVNDIMGKTLFLLMANLKTDQVTVMLDSCHSGGGTRGDLILRAVESRVALGDAEPSNTELAVQERWLAELGWSPAELKAQRSRGIAKGVALGSAQANQLAAEACFGEGEGQFYAGAFTYALTRYLWQQPGTPPLDRVFVDLARSTQELANSARVVQSPIYEVEPGRNFGQEPLFFSSPQSPAAEAVVVGSEASGEVKFWLGGVSSQSLAAFESGAIFSVVDGNGHEIGQVEQTRRVGLEGYGTLADSPRNQIAAGQLLRERVRGVPTDLTLRVGLDASLGADVETVRWSMTGPQGPSQLATFNRIQPVAVDGSQSPHYLLGRMTEQGLAIAAAEAIRDVGTLGSIGLFTPGLVALRASFGAPGESITEAIQRLNPTLKLLLAGQVLRSVLNSDTSNLNVEVVVQPVDSDRAVGRSISRGSQGGVAAQRLEGAVQALRSGSEIVVTVTNGEPRNLYVAILAIGSSGSMTVLHPTDWDSPESEPLLEPGRQLAIPRQELGRDPNRDYCANPSKAFHLCLSSSGYAEILTLVSTSPLRDALRGLRQIAAANNTRSGDPIGLQNDDPVTVIDTLLGDIDRTTRGEVTVPGGVRGVDTTQLAALSTLIRVVEN, from the coding sequence GTGCCTAGCCTAAAGCGTCGCCGGTTCTTGCGGTTTGCCGGGTCGGCCCTGGCCGCCGTGGGCCTCAGCCAGATGGATGTGCGGCACCAGGGCGATCGCTACGCCCGCGCCCTGGCCCAGCCCAGCCGCCGAAAGCTGGCCCTGCTGGTGGGCGTCAACCAGTACGCGGGTGGCGTCACCCCCCTGCGCGGCTGCCTCACCGACGTGCGCATGCAAAAAGAGCTGCTGGTGCACCGCTTTGGCTTTGATGCCGCCAATATTCTCACCCTAGAAGACCAGGCCGCCACCCGCCAAAACCTATTAGACGCCTTTGAGAGTCATTTAATTGACCAGGCCCAGCCGGGAGATGTGGTGGTGTTTCACTTTTCGGGCCATGGTTCGCTGGTGCGCGACCCCGACCCCATACCCACGGCGTTGGCGGGCTACAACGGCAGCTTTTTGCCCTACGACGCCCGGCTCAACCTGACCGGCAGCCAGGTCAACGACATTATGGGCAAAACCCTGTTTTTGCTGATGGCCAACCTCAAAACCGACCAGGTGACGGTTATGCTCGACAGCTGCCACTCGGGCGGCGGCACTCGGGGCGATCTAATTCTGCGGGCCGTTGAGTCACGAGTAGCCCTGGGCGATGCAGAACCTAGCAATACCGAACTGGCGGTGCAAGAGCGCTGGCTGGCGGAGCTAGGCTGGTCGCCTGCGGAGCTAAAGGCCCAGCGCAGCCGGGGTATTGCCAAAGGGGTGGCGCTGGGGTCGGCCCAGGCCAACCAGCTGGCGGCAGAGGCCTGCTTTGGCGAGGGCGAAGGGCAGTTTTACGCCGGGGCGTTTACCTACGCGCTGACCCGCTACCTGTGGCAGCAGCCCGGCACCCCGCCGCTCGATCGCGTATTTGTCGATCTGGCCCGCAGCACGCAGGAGCTGGCCAACAGCGCTCGCGTTGTGCAATCGCCCATCTACGAGGTGGAGCCAGGGCGCAACTTCGGTCAAGAACCACTCTTTTTTAGCTCTCCCCAGAGCCCGGCAGCGGAGGCCGTGGTGGTGGGCTCTGAGGCCAGTGGCGAGGTCAAGTTCTGGCTGGGGGGTGTATCGTCCCAAAGCTTAGCCGCTTTTGAAAGCGGAGCTATTTTCTCGGTTGTCGATGGCAATGGCCATGAAATTGGCCAGGTTGAGCAGACCCGGCGAGTGGGGCTAGAGGGCTACGGTACTCTGGCAGATAGCCCTCGGAATCAGATTGCAGCAGGGCAGCTGCTGCGGGAACGGGTGCGGGGAGTGCCGACCGATTTGACTCTGCGAGTGGGTCTGGATGCTTCTTTGGGGGCAGATGTGGAGACGGTGCGATGGTCAATGACCGGCCCTCAGGGGCCATCGCAGCTAGCTACCTTTAACCGCATTCAGCCTGTCGCGGTAGACGGCAGCCAAAGCCCCCACTACCTGCTGGGCCGCATGACTGAACAGGGGCTGGCGATCGCCGCCGCCGAAGCCATTCGCGATGTAGGCACACTGGGCAGCATTGGCCTATTCACACCAGGGTTAGTGGCCCTACGCGCCAGCTTTGGTGCACCTGGAGAATCCATTACTGAAGCTATTCAGCGGCTCAACCCGACGCTCAAGCTGCTGCTGGCGGGGCAGGTGCTGCGATCGGTGCTCAACAGCGACACCTCTAACCTCAATGTGGAAGTGGTAGTGCAACCAGTGGATAGCGATCGGGCCGTAGGCCGCAGTATCAGCCGGGGTAGTCAGGGAGGCGTGGCGGCCCAAAGGCTAGAGGGTGCCGTGCAAGCGCTGCGATCAGGCAGCGAAATTGTGGTGACGGTTACCAATGGCGAACCCCGCAACCTCTACGTCGCGATCTTGGCCATCGGCAGCTCCGGCAGCATGACGGTGCTACACCCCACCGACTGGGACTCGCCAGAAAGTGAACCACTGCTAGAACCAGGGCGGCAGCTCGCCATTCCCCGTCAGGAGCTAGGGCGCGACCCTAACCGCGACTACTGTGCTAACCCCAGCAAAGCCTTTCACCTGTGCCTGAGCAGCTCTGGCTATGCTGAAATTTTGACCCTGGTCAGCACCAGCCCCCTGCGCGACGCTCTGCGCGGCCTTCGGCAAATTGCCGCCGCCAACAACACCCGCAGCGGCGACCCCATCGGCCTGCAAAACGATGACCCCGTCACTGTGATAGACACCCTGCTGGGCGATATTGATCGCACGACTCGCGGCGAGGTCACCGTGCCCGGCGGCGTACGCGGGGTAGATACGACCCAGCTAGCAGCTCTGTCTACCCTAATTCGGGTGGTAGAAAACTGA
- a CDS encoding NHLP bacteriocin system secretion protein, translating into MVPAKHSNLFRPQALERSASPEQLDQLVQVVSPRRWLALTALGLLVSAGAGWSLFGQIPLTVTGQGVLVYPSDVVMAQSPGAGPLRSIEVKPGDWVKAGDILAVLDQSELETQLRLAQEKLTQLQIQDQTAQRLNSERSGLDEGAIAQQRRALEQNLRSQQSLTPTLQARAEESLRQERQALQQRLATLQARLPIYQTRWENWQRLADEGAMSQEEVLSVQLEYQELQNEINQVETQLETLGLRDTEAQRDYLDNLSRITDLQAQLQELDARAAAQAEQDSTTLAQRQKEIQDTEATIAQLTEQLGRNQTITSDHDGQVIEVMAQPGQRLDPGMPVAMIAAQDDDTPLTSVAFLPVSEGKKISVGMALQATPTTVKREEYGGILGTVDQVSSFPVTQAGAARLVGHPDILPGIMGQGPHIAVFATLQPDYSPNNPSQLRWSASPQGPDQPMTPGMTTTVRITVEKRRPISYVLPILKQWAGFGDEGVGGEGVMG; encoded by the coding sequence ATGGTACCGGCAAAACACAGCAACCTATTTCGCCCCCAGGCGCTGGAGCGCAGCGCCTCTCCCGAGCAGCTCGATCAGCTGGTGCAGGTGGTCAGCCCCAGGCGCTGGCTGGCGCTGACGGCTCTGGGCCTGTTGGTCAGTGCCGGAGCTGGCTGGAGCCTGTTTGGCCAAATTCCCTTAACCGTCACCGGGCAGGGGGTGCTGGTCTACCCCAGCGATGTGGTGATGGCTCAGTCGCCCGGTGCTGGCCCCCTGCGCTCCATAGAGGTGAAGCCGGGGGACTGGGTGAAGGCGGGCGACATTCTGGCGGTACTCGATCAGTCGGAGCTTGAGACCCAGCTGCGGCTGGCCCAGGAGAAGCTGACCCAGCTGCAAATTCAAGACCAGACCGCCCAGCGGTTAAACAGCGAACGGAGTGGGCTGGACGAAGGGGCGATCGCCCAGCAGCGGCGGGCGCTGGAGCAGAATTTGCGATCGCAGCAGTCCCTCACTCCCACCCTGCAAGCCCGCGCCGAAGAGTCGCTGCGCCAGGAGCGCCAGGCCCTGCAGCAGCGGCTTGCCACCCTACAAGCTCGCCTACCCATCTACCAAACCCGCTGGGAAAACTGGCAGCGCCTCGCCGATGAAGGGGCCATGTCCCAAGAAGAAGTGCTGAGCGTGCAGCTGGAGTACCAGGAGCTGCAAAACGAAATTAACCAGGTGGAAACCCAGCTCGAAACCCTCGGGCTGCGCGATACCGAAGCCCAGCGCGACTACCTCGACAACCTCAGCCGTATCACCGACCTCCAGGCCCAGCTCCAGGAACTCGACGCCCGCGCTGCTGCCCAGGCCGAGCAAGACAGCACTACCCTGGCCCAGCGCCAAAAAGAAATCCAAGATACAGAGGCTACCATCGCCCAGCTCACTGAGCAGCTTGGCCGCAACCAGACCATCACCAGCGACCACGATGGCCAGGTGATCGAAGTCATGGCCCAGCCCGGCCAGCGCCTCGACCCTGGCATGCCTGTGGCAATGATTGCCGCCCAGGACGACGACACCCCCCTCACCAGCGTGGCCTTTCTGCCCGTCAGCGAAGGCAAAAAAATCAGCGTCGGCATGGCCCTCCAGGCCACCCCCACCACCGTCAAACGCGAAGAGTACGGCGGCATTCTCGGCACCGTTGACCAGGTTTCCAGCTTTCCCGTCACCCAGGCCGGGGCCGCTCGCCTGGTCGGCCACCCCGACATTCTGCCCGGCATTATGGGCCAGGGGCCGCACATCGCCGTCTTCGCCACCCTGCAACCCGACTACAGCCCCAACAACCCCAGCCAGCTGCGCTGGTCGGCCTCCCCCCAAGGCCCCGACCAGCCCATGACCCCCGGCATGACCACCACCGTCCGCATCACCGTTGAAAAGCGCCGCCCGATTTCCTACGTGCTGCCGATTCTCAAGCAATGGGCCGGGTTTGGGGATGAGGGGGTAGGGGGTGAGGGGGTGATGGGGTGA
- the cbiT gene encoding precorrin-6Y C5,15-methyltransferase subunit CbiT, translated as MAKLWPYATPGIPDHLFEQLPGIPLSSREVRLLLLGYLRLKPTDVLWDIGAGTGTLAIEAALMCPAGKVVAVERDEDVAELVRRNCDRFGLGNVQVIQGSAPGCLGELPHHPDCIFVEGGRNLKDILLAAWDYLPSLGRVVVTAGNLETLYVVSETFAQLRVRNIEAAQPAVNRLETKGNYQVFTAVDPIFILSGEKYE; from the coding sequence ATGGCGAAACTCTGGCCCTACGCCACCCCCGGCATTCCTGACCACCTGTTTGAGCAGCTGCCCGGCATTCCCCTCAGCAGCCGGGAGGTGCGACTGCTGCTGCTGGGCTACCTGCGGCTCAAGCCCACCGATGTGCTGTGGGATATTGGCGCGGGCACCGGCACCCTGGCGATCGAGGCGGCGCTGATGTGCCCCGCTGGCAAAGTGGTGGCGGTGGAGCGCGACGAGGATGTGGCCGAACTGGTGCGGCGCAACTGCGATCGCTTCGGCCTCGGCAATGTGCAGGTGATCCAGGGCAGTGCCCCCGGCTGCCTGGGCGAGCTGCCCCACCACCCCGACTGCATTTTTGTCGAAGGCGGGCGCAATCTCAAAGACATTCTGCTGGCGGCGTGGGACTACCTGCCCTCCCTGGGGCGGGTGGTGGTGACGGCGGGAAATTTAGAAACCCTCTACGTGGTATCTGAGACCTTTGCCCAGTTGCGGGTGCGTAACATTGAGGCCGCCCAGCCCGCCGTCAACCGACTTGAGACCAAGGGCAACTACCAGGTGTTTACGGCGGTCGATCCGATCTTTATTCTCAGCGGCGAAAAGTACGAGTAG
- a CDS encoding tetratricopeptide repeat protein, translated as MGRSAMWFWLIAAAALVAVQGPGRSAEVPTSHLAEADVTVAQRDRKAEADAWLQQGAQQLQQGQIQDALRSWEAALALYLEIEDPKGQADALMNLGLAYESLSDYQRAIDYYQQAWSLYESTEDLWGQANTLTSLGIAHNALSNYLGAIAYYEQALPLFQATEDLRGQANTLMSLGIAYKALSDYRRAIAFYEQALPLFRAIDDLHGQASTLNNSGNAQLSLSNYQRAISNYEQALPLYQTIEDHHGQASTLNNLGVAYWSLSDYQRAVGYYEQTLPIFQAIEDRHGQASTLTNLGNAYWALSDYQGAVRYHQQALLLFKAIENRQGQANSLTNLGNAYWSLSDYREAIGYHQQALLIYKAINDRQGQASTLNNLGKAYWSLSDFRAAIAYYQQALPLYKAIEDRSGESLSLSNLGAVLAAQGQPELAIAFYKASVNLRESIRADLQELPETLQASYTESISEDYRELVRLLLEQDRVLEAQQVLELLRVQEIDEYLRDMRGNDQTAQGLDLWEAEQQLLTLYMEMVEAGQGFDAFLNRPEVQTFTQQLRRNARGQNLNPEALARLQTNLQQLDHAVLLYPLILEDRLELVLVTPEGLERQTVPVDRVQLNQLIAAFRTDITGRRPEVEQSAQPLYDLLIRPLEPYLTDTETILYAADGQLRYIPLAALHDGEQWLAQRFGVNLITAASLTDWGRSQTTDLSVLAGAFSEGYYQVNIGDKQLSYSGLPYAGLEVERIAADIPTTKAYFNQDFSRAAVEPELAKHSVIHFATHAEFVAGAPHESFILFGNGDRVTLPDIASWSLPGVDLVVLSACQTAVSGELGQGDEILGFGYQMQRTGARAAIASLWSVNDGSTQVLMNALYAALQADYSPTAALRLAQQALIEGDLSRLGEAIRADFELITAGSEPSSSTLGHPYYWAPFILIGNGL; from the coding sequence ATGGGTCGTTCTGCAATGTGGTTTTGGTTGATCGCTGCTGCTGCACTGGTTGCGGTGCAAGGGCCAGGCCGATCGGCAGAGGTGCCAACTTCCCACCTGGCTGAGGCCGATGTGACTGTCGCTCAGCGGGATCGCAAAGCCGAGGCCGATGCATGGCTCCAGCAGGGTGCTCAACAACTTCAGCAAGGGCAGATTCAAGACGCATTGCGGTCTTGGGAAGCAGCGCTTGCCCTCTATCTGGAAATCGAAGACCCCAAAGGGCAAGCTGACGCGCTAATGAACTTAGGGCTTGCTTACGAGTCACTGAGCGATTATCAAAGGGCGATTGATTACTATCAGCAAGCATGGTCGCTGTATGAATCCACTGAAGACCTCTGGGGGCAGGCTAATACGCTAACGAGCCTGGGTATTGCTCACAACGCATTGAGCAACTATCTAGGGGCGATCGCCTACTATGAGCAAGCCCTGCCGCTGTTTCAAGCCACCGAAGACCTTCGAGGGCAAGCTAATACGTTAATGAGCCTAGGTATTGCTTACAAAGCATTGAGCGACTATCGAAGGGCGATCGCCTTCTACGAGCAAGCCCTACCGCTGTTTCGAGCCATTGACGATCTTCACGGGCAAGCTAGCACGCTGAATAATTCAGGCAATGCTCAATTGTCATTGAGCAACTATCAAAGGGCAATTAGTAACTATGAGCAAGCCTTGCCGTTATACCAAACTATCGAAGATCATCACGGGCAAGCTAGTACGCTCAATAATTTGGGTGTTGCTTACTGGTCATTGAGCGATTATCAAAGGGCGGTAGGCTATTACGAGCAAACCTTGCCAATTTTTCAAGCTATCGAAGACCGCCACGGGCAAGCCAGCACGCTGACGAACTTGGGCAATGCCTACTGGGCATTAAGCGACTATCAAGGGGCGGTTCGCTACCACCAGCAAGCCTTACTGCTCTTTAAAGCGATTGAAAACCGGCAGGGGCAAGCCAACTCACTGACTAACCTGGGTAATGCCTACTGGTCATTGAGCGACTACCGAGAGGCAATCGGCTATCACCAGCAAGCCTTGCTCATCTACAAAGCTATCAATGACCGTCAGGGACAAGCCAGTACACTGAATAACTTGGGCAAAGCCTATTGGTCATTAAGCGACTTTCGAGCAGCGATCGCCTATTACCAGCAAGCTCTGCCGCTGTACAAAGCTATTGAAGATCGTTCAGGAGAAAGTCTTTCACTGAGCAACTTAGGCGCAGTGCTAGCAGCGCAAGGGCAGCCCGAATTGGCGATCGCATTCTACAAAGCCTCCGTCAACCTGCGCGAAAGCATTCGTGCCGACCTGCAAGAGCTACCCGAAACCCTCCAGGCGTCCTACACCGAGTCGATTTCAGAAGACTACCGGGAACTGGTGCGGTTGCTGCTAGAGCAAGACCGCGTGCTGGAGGCGCAGCAGGTTTTAGAACTGCTGCGCGTGCAAGAAATTGATGAGTATCTGCGCGATATGCGGGGTAACGATCAAACCGCCCAGGGGCTAGACCTGTGGGAGGCAGAGCAACAGCTTTTGACGCTTTATATGGAGATGGTCGAAGCCGGGCAGGGTTTCGATGCCTTTCTCAACCGCCCAGAGGTGCAGACCTTTACCCAGCAGCTCCGGCGTAACGCACGGGGGCAAAACCTCAACCCCGAGGCCCTGGCTCGCCTGCAAACCAACCTTCAGCAGCTCGACCATGCCGTTTTGCTCTATCCGCTGATTTTGGAAGACCGCCTGGAACTGGTGCTGGTCACCCCCGAGGGGCTAGAGCGCCAGACCGTGCCCGTCGATCGCGTGCAGCTCAACCAGCTCATTGCCGCCTTTCGCACCGACATTACGGGTCGCAGGCCCGAGGTCGAGCAGTCGGCCCAGCCGCTCTACGACCTGCTGATTCGTCCGCTAGAGCCCTATCTCACCGACACCGAAACTATTCTCTACGCCGCCGATGGACAGCTGCGCTACATTCCGCTGGCGGCGCTGCACGACGGCGAGCAGTGGCTGGCGCAGCGCTTTGGCGTGAATCTGATTACGGCGGCGTCGCTGACCGACTGGGGGCGATCGCAGACCACCGATCTTTCGGTGCTGGCCGGGGCCTTTTCTGAGGGGTACTACCAGGTCAACATCGGCGACAAACAGCTGAGCTACAGCGGTTTGCCCTACGCGGGCCTAGAAGTCGAGCGCATTGCCGCCGATATACCCACCACCAAGGCCTACTTCAACCAAGACTTTAGCCGCGCCGCCGTGGAGCCTGAGCTGGCCAAGCACTCAGTTATTCACTTTGCCACCCATGCCGAGTTTGTCGCCGGGGCACCCCACGAGTCGTTTATTTTGTTTGGCAACGGCGATCGCGTCACCCTGCCCGACATTGCTAGCTGGTCGCTGCCCGGTGTGGACCTGGTGGTGCTGAGCGCCTGCCAAACGGCGGTCAGCGGCGAACTGGGGCAGGGCGACGAAATTCTCGGCTTTGGCTACCAGATGCAGCGCACCGGGGCGCGGGCGGCGATCGCCTCGCTGTGGTCGGTCAACGACGGCAGCACCCAGGTGTTGATGAATGCGCTGTACGCCGCGCTGCAAGCGGACTATAGCCCCACCGCCGCCCTGCGTCTGGCCCAGCAGGCCCTAATCGAAGGCGACCTCTCCCGCCTGGGTGAAGCTATTCGCGCCGACTTTGAGCTGATTACCGCCGGTTCAGAACCGTCTAGCAGCACCCTGGGCCACCCCTACTACTGGGCACCGTTTATTTTGATCGGCAATGGATTGTAG